One region of Mangifera indica cultivar Alphonso chromosome 3, CATAS_Mindica_2.1, whole genome shotgun sequence genomic DNA includes:
- the LOC123210763 gene encoding uncharacterized protein LOC123210763, producing MAMATEEEKSLKDELFHTIVLADRVIKWAQEAESFKSECADLAKQVQRLSQMLRSCVRLSTPTTSNQSIYERPIRRVAADVSKNLDRALTLVRKCKHSGLLRHVFSISTTADFRKVFSLLESSIGDMRWLLTILDSDETNLSLPPIASNDPILAWVWAFISVIHVGEIKARIDAANELASLARDNNRNKKMIVEEGGILPLLKLLKEGTSAEAQIAAAHALINLATDEETVRIIVSVFGVPIIVGVLGECSMKVLIVVATLVARIAELDSVAQEEFVRENVTRPLISLLSMDMVLDIPKHQPPKTSIHSIVQMNKQMIGNSAHKYNHRSGSNSDGSSHSGQHKKEREGETPEAKIKVQIACSEALWKLSKGSLACGRKITETKGLLCLAKIIEREKGDLQFNCLMTVMEITAVAESNSELRHGAFKTNSPAAKAVLDQLLRVIQEESDAMLRVPAIRSVGSLAKTFPAKERRIVSPLVALLGNKDVDVATEAAIALEKFVSPTNFNRVEHSKSIIECDGVPPLMRLLKVNDRAQLKGLVLLCHLALNSGDSKALEQARALKAIEGAARSVIPQYPELKDLFAEAVCRLTLYQAGAHPNIQSFAP from the coding sequence ATGGCTATGGCtactgaagaagaaaaatcgCTGAAAGATGAACTTTTCCATACAATTGTACTTGCCGATCGTGTCATCAAGTGGGCACAAGAAGCTGAATCTTTCAAATCGGAGTGTGCTGACCTTGCAAAACAAGTTCAACGTCTCTCTCAAATGCTCCGCTCTTGTGTCCGCCTCTCCACTCCGACCACTTCCAATCAATCAATCTACGAACGCCCTATCCGACGCGTGGCTGCTGACGTCTCCAAGAACCTTGACCGTGCGTTAACCCTTGTTCGTAAGTGTAAACACAGCGGCCTCCTCCGCCACGTCTTCTCCATCTCCACTACCGCTGACTTCAGAAAAGTCTTCAGCCTTCTAGAATCTTCCATTGGCGACATGCGTTGGCTTCTCACAATCCTTGACTCCGACGAAACCAACCTCTCCCTCCCTCCTATTGCCAGTAACGATCCAATACTCGCCTGGGTCTGGGCTTTTATATCCGTCATTCACGTGGGCGAGATTAAGGCCCGAATCGATGCCGCTAACGAACTCGCCTCTCTCGCACGTGACAATAATCGTAACAAAAAGATGATAGTTGAAGAAGGTGGAATTTTGCCGTTACTAAAGCTTCTCAAAGAAGGCACGTCTGCTGAGGCGCAAATCGCGGCGGCTCATGCGCTGATCAATCTCGCTACCGACGAGGAGACGGTGAGGATAATTGTTAGTGTTTTTGGGGTTCCTATAATTGTAGGAGTTTTAGGAGAATGTTCAATGAAGGTTTTGATTGTGGTTGCGACTTTGGTGGCGAGAATTGCTGAGCTTGATTCAGTTGCACAAGAGGAATTTGTTAGAGAGAATGTTACAAGGcctttaatttcattattaagtATGGATATGGTGTTGGATATACCTAAGCATCAACCTCCTAAAACTAGTATTCACTCAATTGTTCAAATGAATAAGCAAATGATTGGCAATTCAGCACATAAATATAATCATCGATCTGGGTCAAATTCAGATGGGAGTAGCCACAGCGGGCAACATAAGAAGGAGAGAGAAGGTGAGACCCCGGAAGCAAAGATTAAGGTTCAAATTGCTTGTTCTGAGGCTTTGTGGAAACTATCTAAAGGAAGTTTAGCTTGTGGTAGGAAAATTACTGAGACAAAAGGATTACTTTGTTTGGCTAAGATTATTGAGAGGGAAAAAGGGGATTTGCAGTTTAATTGTTTGATGACGGTTATGGAGATTACTGCAGTGGCGGAGTCTAATTCTGAGCTTAGACATGGGGCTTTCAAGACCAATTCTCCTGCTGCAAAGGCTGTTTTAGATCAACTTTTGAGAGTTATCCAGGAAGAAAGCGATGCAATGCTGCGAGTTCCTGCCATTAGGTCAGTTGGGTCCTTGGCGAAAACTTTTCCAGCAAAGGAAAGGCGAATTGTTAGTCCTTTGGTTGCATTGCTTGGTAATAAGGATGTAGATGTGGCAACAGAAGCAGCTATTGCTTTGGAAAAATTTGTGTCTCCTACTAATTTTAATCGCGTGGAGCATTCTAAATCAATTATTGAGTGTGATGGGGTTCCGCCTTTGATGAGGTTGTTGAAGGTTAATGATCGAGCACAATTGAAGGGGCTTGTATTGTTATGTCACCTGGCACTGAATTCTGGTGATAGTAAGGCTCTTGAACAAGCAAGAGCATTGAAAGCTATTGAGGGGGCAGCTCGTTCTGTGATACCACAATATCCCGAGTTAAAGGATTTGTTTGCTGAAGCTGTGTGCCGCCTTACTCTTTATCAGGCTGGTGCCCATCCAAATATTCAGTCTTTTGCACCGTAA
- the LOC123210779 gene encoding transcription factor MYB86-like isoform X2 — MGRHSCCVKQKLRKGLWSPEEDEKLYNYITRFGVGCWSSVPKLAGLQRCGKSCRLRWINYLRPDLKRGMFSQQEEDLIISLHEVLGNRWAQIAAQLPGRTDNEIKNFWNSCLKKKLMKQGIDPTTHKPISDAEVKEEKNSSSDKAYNLQMAPQVKGVSTVSPFTAQEPTFLIDDSPYYTPGLTDNTKEQFMNKQNYDPFSGFEFQATAADQTGYNSNLVSQYQNGQFETNNSNIAFSSMPSLTSFDHGNMSGADFSDNSASRFQVNSIKSEEMTPNSWHEAQLHPQNSVDFSSFPLTSLSEDLAGANFDVFHQM; from the exons atgggaCGCCATTCGTGTTGTGTGAAGCAGAAGTTAAGGAAAGGTTTATGGTCACCTGAGGAAGATGAGAAACTGTACAATTACATTACAAGATTCGGTGTTGGTTGCTGGAGTTCAGTTCCTAAGCTTGCTG GTTTGCAGAGGTGTGGAAAGAGCTGCAGATTGAGATGGATAAATTACTTGAGACCAGATCTCAAAAGAGGAATGTTCTCTCAGCAAGAGGAGGATCTCATAATCAGTCTTCATGAAGTTCTAGGAAACAG GTGGGCTCAAATAGCTGCACAGTTACCAGGAAGAACAGACAATGAGATAAAAAACTTCTGGAATTCATGTTTGAAGAAGAAGCTGATGAAGCAAGGCATCGACCCTACCACCCACAAGCCTATAAGCGATGCCGAAGTGAAAGAGGAAAAGAATAGCAGTAGTGATAAGGCATATAATTTGCAAATGGCGCCACAGGTTAAAGGGGTATCAACTGTTTCACCATTCACCGCTCAGGAGCCAACCTTTCTTATCGATGATTCACCTTATTACACCCCTGGATTAACCGACAATACAAAAGAGCAATTCATGAACAAGCAAAACTATGATCCTTTTTCTGGCTTCGAGTTTCAAGCAACTGCTGCTGATCAAACTGGATATAATTCCAATCTTGTATCACAATATCAGAACGGGCAGTTTGAGACAAATAATTCTAACATTGCATTCTCTTCGATGCCAAGTTTGACTAGTTTTGATCATGGAAACATGTCGGGGGCTGATTTCTCTGATAATTCAGCTTCAAGA TTTCAGGTCAACAGTATCAAATCTGAAGAAATGACACCAAATTCCTGGCATGAAGCTCAACTTCATCCTCAGAATTCAGTAGATTTCAGTAGCTTTCCTTTAACGTCACTATCAGAAGATCTAGCAGGCGCAAATTTTGATGTCTTCCACCAGATGTGA
- the LOC123210300 gene encoding putative pentatricopeptide repeat-containing protein At1g64310 — translation MFFKLDSLILEVSKSHQSLSRTKQLHAFVTKSHLLHDPFYATKLTRLYALNNDLSSARNLFDKTPQRSVFLWNSIIRAYAKANKFDDAISLFKNMLRTELRPDNFTYACICRLCSENFDLQGLRLVHGMVVSGLGVNSITSSALVTAYSKLNLIDYASKVFLQVSDPDLILCNSMISGYEYCGYWDKSLQLWNWMLRVGKKPDGYTLVGLISGLRESRLLCMGQGIHGFCLKSGFDSSDHVVSVLVSMYAGCKCMNSACSVFSSLFKPDLVTWSALITGYSQYGDYEKALYYFRKMHIEGKKADLILIAGVLVAAAQSTNVWAGNVVHGYVIRRGFESSVMVSSALIDMYSKCGFVDLGTRLFQTMSERNIVTYNSAIWGLALHGLASQAFKMFEEIIAKGLKPDESTFAALLCACCHGGLVNNGLEIFQQMIEDFHIQARTEHYVYIVKLIGMVGNLEEAYSFILSLPKPVDSGIWGALLSCCDVHQNSELAEIGAQLLFQNYPNKVSYRVMLSNIYASNGRWDDVEKLRDLVDGGLRKVPGLSRIVGTSD, via the coding sequence ATGTTCTTCAAACTTGATTCCCTTATCTTAGAGGTCTCGAAGTCTCATCAAAGCCTGTCAAGAACCAAACAACTGCATGCTTTTGTCACCAAATCCCACCTCTTACATGACCCTTTTTATGCCACCAAATTAACAAGACTCTATGCTCTGAACAACGACCTCTCTTCTGCTCGTAACTTGTTTGACAAAACTCCACAGAGAAGCGTCTTTCTTTGGAACTCTATTATTCGTGCTTACGCGAAAGCCAACAAATTTGATGATGCAATATCTCTATTCAAAAATATGCTCAGAACTGAACTAAGGCCCGATAACTTTACCTATGCGTGTATTTGTCGCCTGTGTTCTGAGAATTTTGATTTACAAGGACTGAGACTTGTCCATGGAATGGTAGTTTCAGGATTAGGAGTGAATTCTATCACTAGTAGTGCACTGGTTACTGCTTATTCAAAGCTAAACCTTATTGATTATGCGAGTAAGGTTTTTCTTCAGGTATCAGACCCGGATCTAATATTGTGTAATTCCATGATTTCTGGTTATGAATATTGTGGATATTGGGACAAAAGCTTGCAGCTTTGGAATTGGATGCTACGCGTAGGGAAAAAGCCAGATGGGTATACTTTGGTTGGGTTGATCTCGGGTTTAAGGGAATCGAGATTGTTATGTATGGGCCAAGgaattcatggtttttgttTGAAAAGTGGTTTTGATTCAAGTGATCATGTAGTTAGTGTACTTGTGAGCATGTATGCTGGATGTAAGTGCATGAATTCTGCATGTAGTGTTTTTAGTAGTTTGTTTAAGCCTGATTTAGTTACATGGTCTGCTTTGATAACGGGTTATTCTCAATATGGGGATTATGAAAAGGCATTGTACTATTTCAGGAAAATGCATATTGAAGGCAAGAAGGCAGATCTTATTTTGATTGCCGGTGTGCTGGTTGCTGCTGCTCAATCAACAAATGTGTGGGCCGGTAATGTGGTGCATGGTTATGTTATTCGGCGTGGGTTTGAATCAAGTGTTATGGTTTCTTCTGCTCTCATAGACATGTATTCAAAATGTGGGTTTGTGGACTTGGGAACTCGTCTTTTTCAGACTATGTCAGAGAGGAATATTGTTACTTACAATTCAGCAATTTGGGGTTTAGCTTTGCATGGTCTTGCATCCCAGGCCTTCAAAATGTTCGAGGAGATAATAGCTAAAGGATTAAAACCTGATGAATCTACCTTTGCTGCTCTCCTTTGTGCTTGCTGTCATGGCGGCCTTGTTAATAATGGCTTGGAAATTTTCCAGCAGATGATTGAGGACTTTCACATCCAAGCTAGAACTGAACATTATGTTTACATTGTGAAGCTTATAGGGATGGTTGGAAATTTGGAAGAGGCATACAGCTTTATCCTGTCCTTGCCAAAGCCGGTAGATTCTGGCATTTGGGGAGCACTATTATCATGCTGTGATGTACATCAAAATTCAGAATTGGCAGAAATTGGAGCTCAGCTGCTGTTCCAAAATTATCCAAACAAAGTTTCTTATAGAGTGATGCTTTCTAACATATATGCTAGCAATGGGAGGTGGGATGATGTGGAGAAGTTGAGAGATTTAGTAGATGGTGGACTAAGAAAAGTACCTGGACTTAGCCGTATTGTTGGCACTAGTGATTGA
- the LOC123212455 gene encoding histone deacetylase 6-like has protein sequence MDEGASLPSGPDGKKRRVSYFYEPTIGNFYYGQGHPMKPHRVRMTHNLIVHYALHRRMEINRPFRARASDLRKFHSEEYVEFLASVSPESLGDPSFSRQFKRFNVGEDCPVFEGLFEFCQASSGGSIGAAVKLNRGDADIALNWAGGLHHAKKSEASGFCYVNDIVLGILELLQVHKRVLYVDIDVHHGDGVEEAFYTTDRVMTVSFHKFGDYFPGTGHIKDVGVGEGKNYALNVPLNDGMDDESFRGLFRPIIQKVMEMYQPDAVVLQCGADSLSGDRLGCFNLSVKGHADCLRFLRSFNVPLMVLGGGGYTIRNVARCWCYETAVAVGVEPDNKLPYNEYYEYFGPDYTLHVEPGNMENLNTAKDMERIKVTLLDRISRLSHAPSVPFHTTHPIMQVPEEPEEDMEQRPKPRIWSGEEDYVSDREEDERPLHKLVKVEMRDGPDDM, from the exons ATGGATGAGGGAGCCTCGCTGCCATCAGGTCCCGATGGCAAGAAACGTCGTGTTAGCTACTTCTACGAACCTACGATCGGCAACTTTTACTATGGCCAGGGTCACCCAATGAAGCCACACAGAGTTCGCATGACCCACAATCTCATCGTCCATTACGCTCTTCACCGTCGGATGGAGATCAACCGTCCTTTCCGTGCCAGAGCATCTGACTTACGCAAATTCCATAGCGAAGAATATGTTGAATTCTTGGCCTCCGTCTCACCCGAATCTTTGGGTGACCCGTCGTTTTCAAGACAATTTAAACGTTTCAATGTAGGAGAAGATTGTCCCGTGTTTGAGGGGCTTTTTGAGTTCTGTCAGGCCTCTTCGGGAGGCTCTATTGGAGCTGCTGTCAAGTTGAATAGAGGTGACGCTGATATTGCTTTGAATTGGGCTGGTGGCCTTCACCATGCTAAGAAGAGTGAAGCCTCTGGGTTTTGTTATGTTAATGATATTGTTCTTGGCATTCTTGAGTTGCTTCAGGTTCACAAG CGTGTGTTATATGTTGATATTGATGTTCACCATGGAGACGGTGTTGAGGAGGCATTTTACACCACTGACAGAGTCATGACAGtttcttttcataaatttgGGGATTACTTTCCTGGGACTGGGCATATCAAGGATGTTGGGGTAGGGGAAGGTAAAAACTATGCCCTGAATGTTCCACTGAATGATGGCATGGATGATGAAAGTTTCCGTGGTCTGTTTCGGCCTATCATCCAGAAGGTCATGGAGATGTATCAACCTGATGCAGTTGTTCTCCAGTGTGGTGCAGATTCACTGTCTGGTGATAGGTTAGGCTGCTTTAATTTATCAGTAAAAGGCCATGCAGATTGCCTTCGCTTCCTTAGATCCTTCAATGTTCCTCTGATGGTCTTGGGTGGAGGAGGATATACCATTAGGAATGTTGCTCGATGTTGGTGCTATGAG ACAGCAGTTGCAGTTGGGGTTGAACCTGATAATAAATTGCCTTACAATGAATATTATGAGTATTTTGGGCCAGATTACACCCTTCACGTTGAACCAGGCAACATGGAGAATCTAAACACAGCCAAAGACATGGAGAGAATAAA GGTTACACTACTTGATCGAATTTCTAGGTTATCTCATGCTCCCAGTGTACCTTTCCATACCACACATCCCATTATGCAAGTTCCAGAAGAG cCTGAAGAGGACATGGAGCAAAGGCCAAAACCCCGCATTTGGAGTGGTGAGGAGGACTATGTGTCAGATCGTGAGGAAGATGAAAGGCCTCTGCACAAATTGGTAAAAGTTGAGATGAG GGATGGTCCAGATGACATGTAA
- the LOC123210779 gene encoding transcription factor MYB86-like isoform X1 has product MGRHSCCVKQKLRKGLWSPEEDEKLYNYITRFGVGCWSSVPKLAGLQRCGKSCRLRWINYLRPDLKRGMFSQQEEDLIISLHEVLGNRWAQIAAQLPGRTDNEIKNFWNSCLKKKLMKQGIDPTTHKPISDAEVKEEKNSSSDKAYNLQMAPQVKGVSTVSPFTAQEPTFLIDDSPYYTPGLTDNTKEQFMNKQNYDPFSGFEFQATAADQTGYNSNLVSQYQNGQFETNNSNIAFSSMPSLTSFDHGNMSGADFSDNSASRVSSFFLNEAKESSSNSSNMSNYTGFQMNNMVENAAAFSWDTENKLNSLFQFQVNSIKSEEMTPNSWHEAQLHPQNSVDFSSFPLTSLSEDLAGANFDVFHQM; this is encoded by the exons atgggaCGCCATTCGTGTTGTGTGAAGCAGAAGTTAAGGAAAGGTTTATGGTCACCTGAGGAAGATGAGAAACTGTACAATTACATTACAAGATTCGGTGTTGGTTGCTGGAGTTCAGTTCCTAAGCTTGCTG GTTTGCAGAGGTGTGGAAAGAGCTGCAGATTGAGATGGATAAATTACTTGAGACCAGATCTCAAAAGAGGAATGTTCTCTCAGCAAGAGGAGGATCTCATAATCAGTCTTCATGAAGTTCTAGGAAACAG GTGGGCTCAAATAGCTGCACAGTTACCAGGAAGAACAGACAATGAGATAAAAAACTTCTGGAATTCATGTTTGAAGAAGAAGCTGATGAAGCAAGGCATCGACCCTACCACCCACAAGCCTATAAGCGATGCCGAAGTGAAAGAGGAAAAGAATAGCAGTAGTGATAAGGCATATAATTTGCAAATGGCGCCACAGGTTAAAGGGGTATCAACTGTTTCACCATTCACCGCTCAGGAGCCAACCTTTCTTATCGATGATTCACCTTATTACACCCCTGGATTAACCGACAATACAAAAGAGCAATTCATGAACAAGCAAAACTATGATCCTTTTTCTGGCTTCGAGTTTCAAGCAACTGCTGCTGATCAAACTGGATATAATTCCAATCTTGTATCACAATATCAGAACGGGCAGTTTGAGACAAATAATTCTAACATTGCATTCTCTTCGATGCCAAGTTTGACTAGTTTTGATCATGGAAACATGTCGGGGGCTGATTTCTCTGATAATTCAGCTTCAAGAGTAAGTTCTTTCTTCTTGAATGAAGCAAAGGAAAGTTCTAGTAACAGTTCAAACATGAGCAATTACACAGGATTTCAGATGAATAACATGGTGGAAAATGCAGCAGCTTTCTCTTGGGATACTGAGAATAAGTTGAATTCTTTGTTTCAGTTTCAGGTCAACAGTATCAAATCTGAAGAAATGACACCAAATTCCTGGCATGAAGCTCAACTTCATCCTCAGAATTCAGTAGATTTCAGTAGCTTTCCTTTAACGTCACTATCAGAAGATCTAGCAGGCGCAAATTTTGATGTCTTCCACCAGATGTGA